The Halogranum gelatinilyticum DNA segment ATGAGGACGATACCGCCCTGGATGAGTAGCTTCGGCGAGACGTGCTCCCGCCAGCCAGTGGTGACCATCGACGCGACCAGCGTCGCGAGCGAGAACGGCAGCATCGCCAACCCGGCCTCGAAGGCCGTGTAGCCGACTCCCGACTGCAGGAACACGGGGATGACGAAGATGAACCCGGCCATGACCAGCGAGCGGGCCATGTTCGTGAGTATTCCCGAACTGAACCGTCCGTTCGTGAGGATGCGAATGGGAAGCAGCGGCGACCCACCGGCGCGCTCGACCCGAAGCTCGTGTTGCGCGAAGAGAGCGAAGCCGAGCAGGCCGCCCCCGATGAGCCAGACCGCCGGAGACGTCCCGAACGGGGTCAACTGAACGCCGCCCAGGACGAACGGGCGTCTCGCCACGAGCCAGCCGTACGTGCCACCGGCGAGGAAGCCGGCGACGAGCATCGTCGCACCGACCGCCGAGAGGAGCGCGCCCTGGACGTCGAGCCGGTCGCGCGTCTCGCCGAGTCGCGCTTCGGGGAGATACCGGACGAACACGAGCGTGACGAGGACGACGAGCGCTTCGAGTGCGAAGCCCCACCGCCAGCTGGCGTACGTGGTCAGCGCGCCCCCCAGGATGGGACCGACGGCCGCGCCGGTCGCGTTCACCCCTGCCAGAATGCCGAGGGCCTTCGCACGGTCTTTCCCCTCGTAGCTGAGGACGAGCACGGTGAAGGTCAAAGGGAGCAACACGGCGGCCGCGGCTCCCTCGACGAACGACCAGCCGAGATACAGAACGAGCGGATTCCAACTCACTGCTGCGAGCAGCGTCCCCGCTGCGTAGACGACGAGCGTGACGGTCATCAGCCGTCGCAACCCGACCATCGTCGCGAGCTTCCCGCCGGGGAGGATGAGCGCGGCCATCACCAACGAGTAGACCGCAATCGCGCCCTGTACGACGGAGACGCTTGTATCGAGATCGACAACGATGGCGGGGATGGCGACGTTCATCAGCGTCGAGTCGATGACCGCGATGAACATCGCGAGACTCACCGCGATTGCTGGCCCCCAGTACTCAAGCCCCGTCGCTCGTTCGTCTGTGGGCGAACCGGCTGGCGTGTCACTACGTGTCCCGTCAGTACTCATGAAGAGAGAACTTCGCGGTTGTGCTACATCAACTCGTACTCTCTCACGCCGGACAGTCTCTGTTTCCGTCGTTTCGCTGGCGTCCGAGCGAGCATCTCGCGCATCG contains these protein-coding regions:
- a CDS encoding MFS transporter, with amino-acid sequence MSTDGTRSDTPAGSPTDERATGLEYWGPAIAVSLAMFIAVIDSTLMNVAIPAIVVDLDTSVSVVQGAIAVYSLVMAALILPGGKLATMVGLRRLMTVTLVVYAAGTLLAAVSWNPLVLYLGWSFVEGAAAAVLLPLTFTVLVLSYEGKDRAKALGILAGVNATGAAVGPILGGALTTYASWRWGFALEALVVLVTLVFVRYLPEARLGETRDRLDVQGALLSAVGATMLVAGFLAGGTYGWLVARRPFVLGGVQLTPFGTSPAVWLIGGGLLGFALFAQHELRVERAGGSPLLPIRILTNGRFSSGILTNMARSLVMAGFIFVIPVFLQSGVGYTAFEAGLAMLPFSLATLVASMVTTGWREHVSPKLLIQGGIVLMAVGLLLLIPQTSLEMTLSQTVVPMVIFGLGLGLVGAQLIDITLSAVDTADSSEASGALNATAMLGYALGTAVIGSFLLNQYYRGVVTALFSVQGADLSVEQRNTLAIQLQSAIETATKETQAAFLARLSPAEQDLVAGAFDTAIVDAGQGSLLLLVLLVLLTLVASALLPREIAEPEPAPTAVERPEDGLRGDTETAGQD